The Candidatus Mancarchaeum acidiphilum sequence TTATACCAGATATCCGGTCTTCAAAATCAGTCCTGTAATTTTTTGGTGCAGATGTCACTACTGTAATATCATTCTTTTTGGCAAGCCTGCGGTAAACTTCAAATAAAACCTTCTCAGTACCTCCTTTATAGGGGTAGAAAAAAGGATTTAATACACAAATTTTCACTTTATCATCACTCTGGCAAAGAGGCAAGAAGAAAAGCTATAATAGTAAATATAAGCAATTATTCTGCATTCTCTAACTTTAAGATTGAACTAACGTAACTACTTTTGCACACAGGTTCTGTGAAATTTGTAATCTCGCATATCTGTGCAGTGTAGATATTTGCTATGCCTATTATGTTTTTAGACTGCGCGGTGTTGGGATTGCTCAAAGAACTTATCACTTCTGACCAGCTCAGGTTATCGATAATTGAAGGCAGGATAAGAGCTCCAACTTCGTACGAGTAATTGCCAAAGTCTATGAAAGGTATACCACCTCTTGAATCCTGTGGTATAGCACTGTTGTCCAAATCAAATTCCGAAAAAGTCGCATTTTCCAGTTTGTTCGGTGTTTGCAAGGGCGCATCTAACCTTGTTTCCGTTCCAACCGATTCAAAAGTTATGTCATTGCTTTCATAAGATGATTTATAGAAAGTAAAGGTCGGCGTATTTGGGTAAACATCCGTCGGGGATG is a genomic window containing:
- a CDS encoding DUF929 family protein; translation: MLQLKAIADNTTLANDVGVYVKNFPAETHLQTSNITIINGKPVVIFYGAQFCPYCAVSRWGMVLALMRFGNFSKLTYMLSSPTDVYPNTPTFTFYKSSYESNDITFESVGTETRLDAPLQTPNKLENATFSEFDLDNSAIPQDSRGGIPFIDFGNYSYEVGALILPSIIDNLSWSEVISSLSNPNTAQSKNIIGIANIYTAQICEITNFTEPVCKSSYVSSILKLENAE